Sequence from the Limisphaera ngatamarikiensis genome:
AAGAGTCATCCGGGTCTTCATGGTTGCCTGCCTCCGTCGCACGGTCTTCCTTGTCACCTGCACCTCACCACGGCCGGTACACCTGCAATTGGACCTGGCTGGGGTTGGTCTCCGCGCCGGCCCCCTGCGGATTGCGACCCTGCACCCATTCCAACCCGTCGCCCACGCCGTCGCCGTCGCTGTCCGCACTGAACGGATTGGTCCCCAACCAGACCTCCTGCAAATCGCTCAACCCATCATTGTCACTGTCCCGCTTGCATACCCCGCCCGCGCCGCTCTGATACAACAGTTGCACCTGCCCCACCGTCAGCGCCGTCCGATAGATCCGCACCTCGTCCAGCCCGCCCTTGTAATAGCCGTTGAACCCGCTTTGCGGGTGTATCCCCACCCGCACCGGTTCCGCGTTGCTCAGGCTGCCCGGCCGAACCGTCGGATTGAACCGCAGGACCTCCGCCCCGTCCACATACAGCCGGCCCCCATCCGAAGCATTCCGGTCCAGCGTCCACACCACATGATGCCACCCACCGTCCCGCAAATCCGGCCCACCGCTGACAAAGTTGGCAAAACCACCCGCATCAGCCAGCTGCACCCCCAACCGACCGTTCAGCAGAAACAGTTCCCAGCCCAGCGCCCTGGACGCATCCGGCGTCCACCGTTTGCTCACAAGACTCATGACCCCGTACGTCGTCGCGTTCACCTCCGGCCGCACCCACAACTCCACCGTCAACGCCTCTCCCACTCCCACGTCAAACCCCTGCCCGGGCCCCGCATCCGCACCATCGTCCACCCCGTCCAACTCAAACCCGCCGCCCACCACCGCCGACCCGTAACCCGGACCGTTGCGCAACCGCAACGCGTTGGTCCGCGCCAGATCCCACGGACCCCCGTCCCCGGGCCACCACGCCACCAACCCTCCCAAAGGCTCCACGCAGCCCGGCCACACCTTCCCGGCTCCACCCGCCTGAACGATCCCGTACAGTTCCGACGCCGACAGCGCCCGGTTGTACACGGCACACTCGTCCAGCCTCACCGTCCCGTACACACCCCCGTACCAACCCCACCCGGGCGCCGCACCCATCGTCAACGGCTGCGCCGTCGTCACCAGCGTCCCGGACGCCGCCACCTGCTGCTGCAACTGCCCGTTCACGTACACCCGCAAGCTCGACCCATCCCACGTCGCCGCCACATGATGCCACTGGCCCGCCGGCAACGTCCCCCACGCCGTCGCGCTCACCCACCCAACCCCCGCCAGGTTCACACCCGCCTCCACACGGTTGCTCCACACCACCAAACCATACTGCCGCAGCCCGGGACCATCCTTGCTCAACACCGGCAGCACCTGCACCCCATCCGTACCACGGTACACCCAGCCCTCCAGCGTCAGTCCCGTCGTGGGGTTCAAACCCGCAGCATTGGACACACTCAAATAGCTGTTGCCCGTCAGCACCAACCCGAGCCCCACCGCACCAGCCCCCCAACCCACGGCACCCTGCGCAACCGCCGCATTTCCCCCCACCACATCCCGCCCATCCCCGGCCAGCGGCCACCAGGCCACACACCCGGCCGGCACCGGTACAGGCCCCACCAACAGCCAGTCCAAGACCAAACCCGGCCCCTCCTCCAACACCTGCGCCACCAGCTTCACCGACTCCCGCCCCACTTCCACCACACCGTCCCCCTCATTCGCCGCCCCCGCCAGCCGCGGATCCCACCGGCCCGGCCAAACCGTCAACCCGCTCACGCGGTCCACCCGCGGCAACCGCTCCAACTGACCCCGCACCGACTCCAACGGCAACCGTTCCACCAGCCACTGCCGGCCCCCCTCCCCCCGCACCCATTCCTTCACCACAGGCACCCAACCATCCCCCTGCCCCTCAGGCCAACCAAACGCCCGACCACTCACCAACCGCCACCCGCCCACCTCCACCATCTCATCCTCCACCACGCCCAGCCCCGGCCACTCCACCGGTACACGCTCCACCACACGACCC
This genomic interval carries:
- a CDS encoding LamG domain-containing protein — encoded protein: MKALVGLVWVVWVGLGVVTWGQEALLEEPVNGAGPARVAEVPGGVGVGPWADATEAGLWRRLGMGRGVTNGVVAGESWEMVGGPGVRLTMREGRAVAVGARHGARLGRLGSAEGAVQWEAVGGGTVRARPVAVVLYEAGRGESVVLGRFVDRVGVGSVEGWVLYTNALEGLPGRVRVRTGLNWLEQDVVLEGWWGGLPAGWEVGRTWLEVWTEWWGAEGRVVERVPVEWPGLGVVEDEMVEVGGWRLVSGRAFGWPEGQGDGWVPVVKEWVRGEGGRQWLVERLPLESVRGQLERLPRVDRVSGLTVWPGRWDPRLAGAANEGDGVVEVGRESVKLVAQVLEEGPGLVLDWLLVGPVPVPAGCVAWWPLAGDGRDVVGGNAAVAQGAVGWGAGAVGLGLVLTGNSYLSVSNAAGLNPTTGLTLEGWVYRGTDGVQVLPVLSKDGPGLRQYGLVVWSNRVEAGVNLAGVGWVSATAWGTLPAGQWHHVAATWDGSSLRVYVNGQLQQQVAASGTLVTTAQPLTMGAAPGWGWYGGVYGTVRLDECAVYNRALSASELYGIVQAGGAGKVWPGCVEPLGGLVAWWPGDGGPWDLARTNALRLRNGPGYGSAVVGGGFELDGVDDGADAGPGQGFDVGVGEALTVELWVRPEVNATTYGVMSLVSKRWTPDASRALGWELFLLNGRLGVQLADAGGFANFVSGGPDLRDGGWHHVVWTLDRNASDGGRLYVDGAEVLRFNPTVRPGSLSNAEPVRVGIHPQSGFNGYYKGGLDEVRIYRTALTVGQVQLLYQSGAGGVCKRDSDNDGLSDLQEVWLGTNPFSADSDGDGVGDGLEWVQGRNPQGAGAETNPSQVQLQVYRPW